In Methylococcus geothermalis, one genomic interval encodes:
- a CDS encoding bifunctional protein-serine/threonine kinase/phosphatase, whose amino-acid sequence MTVPGQPVLRAAFVSLQGRREDNQDFAGVAEPPPRDAAARGFVAAVADGIGGARGGRVAAEVSVRSFMEAYYGLSETLGMEQLLDRCLGSVNRWVHAMGRRDPELAHMGTTFSGLIFRGRRVYLVHVGDSRIYRLRGDEPELLTSDHTLSGPGLDHVLYRAVGLDPGLRIDYSVYPLEPHDRFLLCSDGLHGSLEQEQIREILQERATPETTAEALALRAFEQGSQDNITALVVDVIALPPAEKQSLRLAIEALPLLDLPEVGDEVDGFRLERLLSSGRYSALFLAADTLGQDKPVVVKFPHPRVASEREYYDAFVREAWIGARVKSPWVGEILEQAPGRQSRLYSVMPFYPGASLEHELARRPLIALEAGIDLALKLCKAVHALHRQQIVHRDIKPDNVLLDPEGGLKLLDLGIARLPAWDEDRADPIPGTPSYMAPEMFQGERGSIATDVFALGVTLYRMFAGGAYPYGEIEPFCTPRFGSPKPLTAHRPDLPAWLDAVLARAIAADPAQRPADAVELAYELEAGLEKGGGRRTPRRPPPLYERNPLLFWKAVAALLLGLLAVAGLRLPAPSCPPSEAASRNNPLIHDNGDSR is encoded by the coding sequence ATGACCGTTCCCGGCCAACCCGTCCTCCGCGCCGCCTTCGTCTCCCTGCAGGGGCGGCGCGAAGACAACCAGGACTTCGCCGGCGTCGCCGAGCCGCCGCCGCGGGATGCCGCCGCGCGCGGCTTCGTGGCGGCCGTGGCCGATGGCATCGGCGGCGCCCGTGGCGGCCGGGTCGCGGCGGAAGTGTCGGTGCGCAGCTTCATGGAAGCCTACTACGGCCTGTCCGAAACCTTAGGCATGGAACAGCTGCTGGACCGTTGCCTGGGCTCGGTCAACCGCTGGGTGCACGCCATGGGCCGACGCGATCCCGAGCTGGCGCACATGGGCACCACCTTCAGCGGATTGATCTTCCGGGGCCGCCGCGTCTATCTGGTGCATGTGGGCGATTCCCGGATTTACCGCCTGCGCGGCGACGAACCGGAGCTGCTGACCTCGGATCACACCCTGAGTGGGCCGGGGCTGGATCATGTCCTGTACCGCGCGGTCGGACTCGATCCCGGCCTCCGGATCGATTACAGCGTGTATCCGCTGGAACCGCACGACCGTTTTCTGCTCTGCAGCGACGGCCTGCACGGCAGCCTCGAACAGGAACAGATCAGGGAGATCCTGCAGGAACGGGCCACCCCCGAAACCACGGCCGAGGCGCTGGCGCTCCGGGCATTCGAGCAGGGCAGCCAGGACAATATCACCGCCTTGGTGGTGGACGTCATCGCCCTCCCGCCCGCGGAGAAGCAGTCGCTGCGCCTCGCCATCGAAGCCCTGCCGCTGCTGGATCTGCCGGAGGTGGGCGACGAGGTGGACGGTTTCAGGCTGGAACGCCTGCTGTCCTCGGGGCGCTACAGCGCGCTGTTCCTCGCGGCCGACACTCTGGGGCAGGACAAGCCGGTGGTGGTGAAGTTTCCGCATCCTCGCGTCGCCAGCGAACGGGAATACTACGATGCCTTCGTGCGCGAGGCCTGGATCGGCGCGCGGGTGAAAAGCCCCTGGGTCGGCGAGATCCTCGAACAGGCTCCCGGACGCCAGAGCCGGCTCTATTCGGTCATGCCTTTCTATCCCGGCGCCTCCCTGGAGCACGAGCTGGCGCGCCGGCCGCTCATCGCCCTGGAAGCCGGCATCGATCTCGCCTTGAAGCTGTGCAAGGCGGTGCATGCGCTGCACCGCCAGCAGATCGTCCACCGCGACATCAAGCCGGACAACGTCCTGCTGGACCCGGAAGGCGGCCTCAAGCTGCTGGACCTCGGCATCGCCCGGCTGCCGGCCTGGGACGAGGATCGGGCCGATCCCATCCCCGGCACCCCCAGCTACATGGCGCCGGAAATGTTCCAGGGCGAACGCGGCAGCATCGCCACCGACGTGTTCGCGCTCGGCGTGACCCTGTACCGGATGTTCGCCGGCGGCGCCTACCCCTATGGCGAGATCGAGCCGTTCTGCACGCCGCGCTTCGGCAGCCCGAAACCGCTGACCGCCCACCGCCCGGACCTCCCGGCTTGGCTGGACGCGGTGCTGGCCCGCGCCATCGCGGCCGATCCGGCACAGCGCCCGGCCGATGCCGTGGAACTGGCTTACGAACTGGAGGCCGGACTGGAAAAAGGCGGGGGCAGGCGCACGCCGCGCCGGCCCCCGCCGCTGTACGAGCGCAATCCCCTGCTGTTCTGGAAGGCCGTCGCGGCGCTGCTGCTGGGCCTCCTGGCCGTGGCCGGCCTACGCCTGCCGGCGCCCTCCTGCCCGCCTTCGGAAGCGGCATCCCGCAACAACCCCTTGATTCACGATAACGGAGACTCGCGATGA
- the nirB gene encoding nitrite reductase large subunit NirB — protein sequence MSKPKLVLIGNGMAGVRTLEELLKLAPGKYDITVFGAEPHPNYNRILLSPVLAGEKKLEDIILNDEAWYAEHGITLHKGKKVVAIDRVRRCVRTEDGTEAGYDRLLLATGSAPFILPVPGKDLEGVVGFRDIRDVELMLEASEKHRHAVVIGGGLLGLEAANGLKKRGMDVTVVHLLDTLMERQLDKPAAALLQRALEDSGLDFKLEAQTEALLGEGRVRAVRFKDGSEVPADLVVMAVGIRPNIELAKASGIHCERGILVSDTMQTFDPQVYAVGECVQHRGELFGLVAPLFEQAKVCANHLAEFGIARYEGSVTSTKLKVTGIDLFSAGEYQGGAGCEELLFQDPSRGVYKKLVVRDNKVAGAVLYGDTVDGAWYFQMMRDGTDISAFRENILFGQAHMGDSGHGAESHAARLPEDAEVCGCNGVCKKTIVDAIVQKKLFTLDEVRAHTKASASCGSCTGLVEQILQSTLGSDYSVSPAKKPLCKCTDLTHEEVREAVRIQGLKTIPELMGSLGWRTPDGCHACRPALNYYLLCQWPNEYRDDPQSRFINERVHANIQKDGTYSVVPRIWGGVTNPRELRAIADVAEKFQVPCVKITGGQRIDLLGVPKAQLPAIWAELGKHGLMSGHAYGKSLRTVKTCVGKEWCRFGTQDSTTLGIELEKMTWGSWTPAKVKMAVSGCPRNCAEATIKDFGVVAVDSGWELHVGGNGGVKVRATDFLCKVQTDEEVMEYAAAYMQLYREEARYLERTAHWIERVGLPYLQSRIVDDAAGRRALCARFLESQRKAQIDPWAERAQGAEKHEFEPLTPAERKAHACIA from the coding sequence ATGAGCAAACCCAAACTCGTCCTCATCGGCAACGGCATGGCCGGCGTCCGCACGCTGGAGGAGCTGCTGAAGCTGGCGCCCGGCAAGTACGACATCACCGTGTTCGGCGCCGAACCCCATCCCAACTACAACCGCATCCTGCTCTCGCCGGTCCTCGCCGGCGAGAAGAAACTGGAAGACATCATCCTCAACGACGAGGCGTGGTACGCCGAACACGGCATCACCTTGCACAAGGGCAAAAAAGTCGTCGCCATCGACCGCGTCCGCCGCTGCGTCCGCACCGAAGACGGGACTGAAGCTGGCTACGACCGGCTGCTGCTGGCGACCGGCTCGGCGCCCTTCATCCTGCCGGTGCCGGGCAAGGACCTGGAAGGCGTGGTCGGCTTCCGCGATATCCGCGACGTCGAGCTGATGCTGGAAGCCTCGGAAAAGCACCGTCACGCCGTCGTCATCGGCGGCGGCCTGCTGGGGCTCGAAGCCGCCAACGGCCTCAAGAAGCGCGGCATGGACGTCACCGTGGTGCACCTGCTCGACACCCTGATGGAACGGCAGCTCGACAAACCGGCCGCGGCCCTGCTGCAACGGGCCCTGGAAGACAGCGGCCTGGACTTCAAGCTGGAAGCCCAGACCGAGGCGCTGCTGGGCGAAGGCCGGGTCCGCGCGGTCCGCTTCAAGGACGGCTCGGAAGTACCCGCCGACCTGGTGGTCATGGCGGTGGGCATCCGCCCCAACATCGAGCTGGCCAAGGCATCCGGCATCCATTGCGAGCGCGGCATCCTGGTCAGCGACACGATGCAGACCTTCGATCCCCAGGTCTACGCGGTCGGCGAATGCGTGCAGCACCGCGGCGAGCTGTTCGGCCTGGTCGCACCGCTGTTCGAGCAGGCTAAAGTCTGCGCCAACCACCTGGCGGAATTCGGCATCGCCCGCTACGAAGGATCGGTCACCTCGACCAAGCTCAAGGTCACCGGCATCGACCTCTTCTCCGCCGGGGAATACCAGGGCGGCGCCGGCTGCGAGGAACTGCTGTTCCAGGACCCCTCGCGCGGCGTCTACAAGAAACTGGTGGTCCGCGACAACAAGGTCGCCGGCGCGGTGCTGTACGGCGACACCGTGGACGGCGCCTGGTATTTCCAGATGATGCGGGACGGCACCGACATCTCCGCCTTCCGCGAGAACATCCTGTTCGGCCAGGCCCACATGGGCGATTCCGGCCACGGTGCCGAAAGCCACGCCGCCCGGCTGCCGGAAGACGCCGAGGTCTGCGGCTGCAACGGCGTCTGCAAGAAAACCATCGTCGATGCCATCGTCCAGAAGAAGCTCTTCACGCTGGACGAAGTGCGCGCCCACACCAAGGCCTCGGCCTCCTGCGGTTCCTGCACCGGCCTGGTCGAACAGATACTGCAGAGCACCCTGGGCAGCGATTACTCGGTCAGTCCGGCCAAAAAGCCTCTGTGCAAATGCACGGACCTCACCCACGAAGAGGTGCGGGAAGCCGTCCGCATCCAGGGCTTGAAAACCATTCCGGAACTCATGGGTTCGCTGGGCTGGCGAACGCCGGACGGCTGCCATGCCTGCCGCCCGGCGCTCAATTACTACCTGCTGTGCCAATGGCCGAACGAGTACCGGGACGACCCGCAATCCCGCTTCATCAACGAGCGGGTTCATGCCAACATCCAGAAGGACGGCACCTATTCCGTGGTTCCCCGCATCTGGGGCGGCGTGACCAATCCGCGCGAACTGCGGGCGATCGCCGACGTGGCGGAAAAGTTCCAGGTCCCCTGCGTCAAGATCACCGGCGGCCAGCGCATCGACCTCCTGGGCGTGCCCAAGGCGCAGCTGCCGGCCATCTGGGCGGAGCTGGGCAAGCACGGCCTCATGTCCGGCCATGCCTACGGCAAGTCGCTGCGGACGGTGAAGACCTGTGTCGGCAAGGAATGGTGCCGCTTCGGCACGCAGGATTCGACCACCCTGGGCATCGAGCTGGAGAAGATGACCTGGGGCTCGTGGACGCCGGCCAAGGTCAAGATGGCGGTGTCCGGCTGCCCGCGCAATTGCGCCGAAGCCACGATCAAGGATTTCGGGGTGGTGGCCGTGGATTCCGGCTGGGAACTGCACGTCGGTGGCAACGGCGGCGTGAAGGTGCGCGCGACCGACTTTCTTTGCAAGGTGCAGACGGATGAGGAAGTCATGGAATACGCCGCGGCCTACATGCAGCTCTACCGCGAGGAGGCCCGCTACCTGGAACGCACCGCGCACTGGATCGAACGGGTCGGACTGCCGTACCTGCAAAGCCGCATCGTCGACGATGCCGCTGGCCGCAGGGCGCTCTGCGCGCGCTTCCTGGAGTCGCAGCGCAAGGCGCAGATCGATCCCTGGGCCGAACGCGCGCAAGGGGCGGAAAAACACGAGTTCGAACCGTTGACGCCCGCGGAGCGGAAAGCGCATGCCTGCATCGCCTGA